From a single Rutidosis leptorrhynchoides isolate AG116_Rl617_1_P2 chromosome 5, CSIRO_AGI_Rlap_v1, whole genome shotgun sequence genomic region:
- the LOC139846846 gene encoding abscisic acid 8'-hydroxylase 3-like: protein MALTMIVGLVIVVLAIALLRARAFPKEMDGIPGSLGWPLVGESFAFISEFSSPAGIFSFMNKRQQRYGKVFKSYVLGRYMVFTTGREASKILLTGKDGMVSLNLFYTGQKVLGPNSLLQQNGEDHKRLRRLIGEPLSIDGLKKYFQFINDLAVEMFNDWEGRKVLVLEETSTFTLQIIGNMIMSLEPTGEEQEKFRAYFKIISSSFASLPLNIPGTAFYRGMKARDSMFGMLDAIIARRRNGSDLQQDFLGSLIKKNTKEGSEDDEKLTDAQMKDNILTLLIAGHDTTTAALTWLVKFLGENPEALDKLREEHMEIKSKREFGSNLTWSELNNMPYTAKVVSETLRRATILPWYSRKAAQDFEIDGYSIKKGWSVNLDVVSIHHDPQVFPDPHKFDPSRFDDPLRSYSFLGFGKGPRMCPGMNLAKLEISIFIHHLVCRYKWKPLEKDDSVQPTLVRMPKNKYPIMVESL from the exons ATGGCACTAACCATGATTGTTGGATTAGTTATAGTGGTTCTAGCGATTGCGCTGCTTCGTGCAAGAGCGTTTCCAAAGGAAATGGACGGTATTCCAGGTAGCCTTGGATGGCCACTTGTAGGAGAGAGTTTCGCCTTCATATCCGAGTTTTCAAGCCCTGCTGGTATCTTTAGCTTCATGAACAAGAGGCAACAAAG ATATGGAAAAGTGTTCAAGAGCTACGTTTTAGGACGATACATGGTGTTTACGACAGGTAGGGAAGCAAGTAAGATACTACTAACCGGAAAAGATGGGATGGTTAGCTTAAACCTGTTTTACACCGGTCAAAAAGTGTTAGGCCCGAATAGTCTGCTTCAACAGAACGGAGAAGACCACAAACGTCTTCGACGTCTCATTGGTGAACCGCTTTCCATTGACGGTCTCAAGAAATACTTCCAATTTATCAACGATTTGGCTGTCGAAATGTTCAATGATTGGGAAGGAAGAAAAGTTTTGGTTCTTGAAGAGACTTCAACA TTCACTTTACAAATTATCGGTAATATGATAATGAGCTTAGAGCCTACCGGTGAGGAACAAGAGAAATTTCGAGCCTATTTCAAAATCATATCGTCTTCATTTGCATCATTGCCATTGAATATACCAGGGACAGCATTTTATCGCGGTATGAAG GCTCGAGATAGTATGTTTGGGATGTTGGACGCAATAATAGCTAGACGAAGAAATGGAAGCGATTTACAGCAAGATTTTTTAGGGTCGTTGATTAAGAAGAACACGAAAGAAGGATCAGAAGACGATGAAAAACTAACTGATGCACAAATGAAAGATAACATATTAACGTTACTAATCGCTGGTCATGACACAACTACGGCTGCCCTTACTTGGCTCGTTAAATTTCTAGGTGAAAATCCAGAAGCTCTCGATAAACTCAGG GAGGAACATATGGAAATTAAGAGTAAGAGGGAATTTGGATCAAATCTTACATGGTCTGAACTCAACAACATGCCTTATACTGCAAAA GTGGTGAGTGAAACTCTACGACGAGCGACAATCTTACCTTGGTATTCCAGAAAAGCTGCACAAGATTTTGAGATAGATG GATATAGTATCAAGAAAGGTTGGTCTGTGAATTTGGATGTAGTGTCTATTCATCATGATCCACAAGTTTTTCCTGATCCTCATAAATTCGATCCATCTAGATTCGAC GATCCTTTAAGATCTTATAGCTTTCTTGGGTTTGGGAAGGGGCCGCGAATGTGTCCTGGAATGAATCTTGCAAAGCTCGAAATTTCCATTTTCATTCATCACCTCGTCTGCAGATACAA GTGGAAGCCTCTAGAAAAAGATGACTCTGTCCAGCCAACACTTGTGCGGATGCCAAAGAACAAGTACCCAATCATGGTAGAGTCGTTGTAG
- the LOC139848533 gene encoding V-type proton ATPase subunit C-like, with protein sequence MRLVCISNIVVRDLSNLVTPDDLVTSDHLITLTYVVPKCPDPPRAYLRTMSMLSILSLCSAAILTIILPRHEKEGFNFQERATYSQQPGSRFIYMLEDLKAYAHLSRCGNFCSLRNGLNMGNVLLIVLSPSVKGEKEVRSILTFSKTDDDGNMGSFIPMSHSCDGAC encoded by the exons ATGCGACTCGTTTGCATTTCTAATATAGTTGTTCGTGATCTGTCCAATTTGGTTACACCAGATGATCTTGTCACCTCAGATCATTTGATTACTCTCACTTACGTTGTTCCTAA ATGCCCAGATCCTCCAAGAGCCTACTTGAGAACAATGAGTATGCTATCTATATTGTCACTTTGTTCAGCCGCGATCCTGACAATTATTTTACCAAGGCATGAGAAAGAGGGTTTCAACTTTCAA GAAAGGGCAACTTACAGTCAGCAGCCTGGTTCTCGCTTCATATATATGTTGGAAGATTTA AAAGCATATGCACATCTTAGTAGATGTGGCAATTTCTGCTCATTGAGGAATGGGTTGAATATGGGAAATGTTCT tCTGATTGTGCTATCACCATCTGTGAAGGGTGAGAAGGAAGTACGTTCGATCCT CACCTTCTCGAAAACTGATGATGATGGAAACATGGGCAGCTTCATCCCTATGTCTCATTCATGTGATGGTGCTTGTTAG